In Magallana gigas chromosome 1, xbMagGiga1.1, whole genome shotgun sequence, the sequence GATTCTATTAACTCCTGTCTCCTCTCTTTGACCTTACATCTGTGTGACCTTGACCAGAGAAGTCAGAATGACCTTATGACCTTAGGTGATATACACCATACTCAACACATTTGATTCTATGCAACTCTGACCTCGCCTCTCTCTGACCTTACATCATTGTATCTTTGACTTTATTTTTGACCTGAGATTATGTATGACCTTTTGACCctatttgatttaaatcaaacatGGCACATATGACCTCATGCATCATGAATGACCTCAGACAGCCACTCTGACTTTCTTTGTcttgaaaaaattaagaaaaaagttgGACTTTAATGTAAGAAAGTACcgggctgcattttacaaaagaactatTTGACTTGGTCTTAAAACATCTCACATatccttttgttttgtttaaaaataaagaaaatttgttaaatgaaacgGTGCCAGATATTAGAGCCTCAATGTCTGTAGATATGGTAAACTTCGTTTGATTCTGATATACTATTTTGTAATACTATTGCAGATGaggtaatcattttttttatttattggttAATTAACGTCTCTTTTAAATGATTCCGATTTTCGTTAAAAGATTGAGCAAGCAGTACTGTTCAGCATATAAATCATTATAGTTCCATCTTGCGACCTAACACGCGACATCAGTTCGCTTTTTAACAGTATGCCTTGGCGGCAAGAATAAGATACACAATAAGTCTTAATAAATAATAGACTTTAAAGGCTTAAGTATACATTGCAATTTATTCGACTTTTAGATTAATTAGttagttatattttttctttgacttAAATACTGGTGTAAATGCAACATGCCCAGGCATCACGATAAAACCGGATATGACGTATTGCAATGGTTATTCCCAAGTCTGTATCCAAGGGGTAAGCTTGAAACCATGCAGTGTCTGATTTGAAACATTAGTCATACGTTCATAGTCTAATTGCTTTCAAAAAGATATTagaattaaaatacaagatgATTCCTATATATTACAGGTATGTGAGGGATCACTTTGTAAAAAGATAGGAAACAACTCTACATGGGAAGAATGTTATATCAGCCATGACGGTTCTCTAAATGATAACCAAAAGCTAAGACTCTGCTACCTCGCCTGCAAAAGCACGtaactgcaaaaaaaaatttcttttatccTATGGTTGTTTATTTACTGCCTAATGATTGTAAAAAAGATCAATAGGCTCAATTTTgctattatataaaaacattattgaaatgatataatttctttttcagatGAAAATGACACATGCTATGTTTCAGACGATAAACATATTCCGCACGAGTTTAAAATTGTTGTAGATGAAGTGAAAAATTACTCAAGATTGGATGCTGAGAAAGAAATCTCAGTAGCGGCAggtatttattatgttttattcGAGTCTTGTAGTTTTATACTCTTTAAATCAAGAAAGTATTTTTTGTGATACATTTCTCCTTTATTTTTCCAActtttgtatatatttgtttaattgtttcaatcatttatttgcatttatgtgataaatataaaaacatattttcattgcAAGGTTCCTAATGAAAGCCACGCTCTGCAGGCGCCCTATAGTGATTAGTCTGCCcgtctttaaatataaaacatatttccatTGCAAGGTTCCTAATTAAAGCCCTATAGTGATTAGTCTGCCCGTCTTTTCCTCCAAGATCACTTGTCCGAAACATATCTTGTTTTCCTTTGACACAATCTGGCTTAAACTTTACGGTTTTAAGGTCAAAGATTAAGGCCTTAGAATaatcagattatttttaaaaatattttgtcaggATCATATATTCTCTCCCCTCAGTCCAATCTGGCTTACAATACACCAAGATAATGCCCTTtaggtcaagggtcaaggtcatataagaCCACACAAAAACGTTTCATAGCATGATTACCATATATACTCTCTCTTTAGACCTATGTGACTCATACTTCACGTAAACTGAGTATAACGGTAAAGGGTGTGCAGCGACCTTAAGCCAAGTTGCAAGGATAGATGTTAATGTCATAACAGATCTCCAGTTTTCGACAATGAATAATTTCTCATTGTCATAATCTTGcgtaaatttaacaaaaaagagGTATTGAGCTTGAGGTAAAGTTCTATGTCTAACAGAAAATTGTAAGTCATAGGTCAATGTCAAACAAAATcatctgaaatgttttcatcctattttccattatttaagcGGGCCCTTTGAGATATTCATCATCTCATTGATGTAAAGGTAATGAAATATAACTTGTATTGTTTTAGTGCTTGCTTCATCATAGCAGAGTTTAACCAGGCAGTTTCAATAACTATTCGATAATAATGATGGTATGTCAGCATAACCATGCATAGCGTACGATACACATAACTTTAAAATCTCTAGCTTATCCTTTGttgttcaaaaaataaattttgcattGTTACTATTCATGGCCACCATTGACACATAATTACATTTCAGGCACACACATTTATCGTGGTTTTCGTTaggtattattttatttcaggcACGCCCTGTGACAGTTACCGCGGttattgtgacgtattgttACATTTCAGGCACACCCTGTGATACTGTGGTATTCGTGACATATTATTACATTTCAGGCACACTCTGTGACAATTACTGCAGTATTTTAATAATTACGGCACACCCCGTGACAATAACTACGGTTATTGTGACGTATTATAACATTTCAGGCACACCTTGTGACAATTACCGCGGTTATTGTTACGTATTATTACATTTCAGGCACGCCCTGTGACAAATACCGCGGTTATTGTGACGTGTTATTACATATCAGGCAAGCCCTTTGACAATTACCGTTGTTATTGTGACGTATAAGTACATTACAGGCACACCCTGTGACTATTACTGCGATTTTTGTGGCGTATTGTTACAATTCAGACACGACCTGTGACAATTACCGCTGTTATTGTAACGTTTTGTTACATTTCAGGCACTCCTTGTGACAATTACCGCGGTTATTGTGACGTATTTCACAGATGTCGTGGTGTCGACAATGAGGGGCCCCTAGAAAGATTGAAGAACCTTATTTTTGGAGAAGAGACCCTTTCGTCTATCAAAGACTGGATTATTGTGAGTACATGTTTTCTCATTGAAATCTccgtatttttttgtttatctttcttcagaatgtttatcaatttatgataaatataaataaatatagtttcatttTCTTAACATAAGACCTGTTTTTGTCTAACTTTGAGTAACATCAGGTGTGTTGTTTGTTTCAGGATCATTGTGATTGTGTTCTTATTTAAAAGATATCTAATTTAAGGGGGTGtgcggccattttgtacattttagaataataatgtaaacatttcttgaactagcttgtttctgtccaaaactggccaaaaatgatgtcaaaagataaaaaggaaataattatGAAGTCCTATATGTCATAAAAAGTATGCACACAAGAAGAGgaaaatgcctttttaatcactcaaaacagctgtcgaactggacagctacagacttattttgaagatttaaaaatcggAAAACTATGAAGGGGATTCATTATTGTCATTtgtacaaccatttgttgagaagaAGTTTGAGTTTTGATCATTTAGGTTGTAACTTTGCCTCAGATAGAGTATCCTTATTTTATCAGTAGGCATGGGATCTATTTTAAGAACATAAAAAATCCAGTTTAAACTTAGAACTCCTGTGTCTGTAGAGTCACATTGacgttatattttcatagaaaaaaacaataaataccaATTCAAAAATATCCGTTTGGAATTTGATATGCATCTCTTTACCTGTCCCATATTTGTTTAAGGGGATGTTCTTTAAGAATAAATTGAAGTATATTCCTTGAAGAAATGGGAAAGTAGTCCAAAAAGTGATTgccttcaattaaaaaaaagtattcatcatatttaaatgaaaataaatctgCAATTTACATCCATAGACAAAGACAGATATATCTTGTGGTTTTTGAGAATAGGATTTCTTACTTTGAGACAAAATTACAACTTAAATAAGCAAGCGTAGACATTGTTCtgaacaaatggttgtagagagaaCACAAATgaacccccttcatattttacagatttttcaatctttaaaataaatctgtACTTGCGCATTTTGACATTTgatgattaaaaaggcattttcTGTTCTTGGATGCATactgtttaaacaaaataacacgtaggactttatttttattgcttttatatcttttggcgtCATGTTTGACCAGTTTCGGGCTGCACCAATCCAGATCAAGAAATGCTTACATTCTTAAActcaaatgtacaaaatggccgcgCATCCCTCTTAAGATATAACGGAAGTGTCTTACTAAGGCATCTGTCTTTATTTTTTTCGGAGGGGAGGGGGtcgtttaaaagaaaaatagatttatttttggGGCGAtgttaataatgatatatttataatgtatttaaaataagttGCTTTTTTGCGCGGGTGGGATTTGTAATGAATTTcatggatgggggggggggggggcggtaaCTGCATAAATAAATTAATGGCCATGGTTATGTACAAGCTTGCTTTGTTTCGAGGTACACTGATGGTATGTAatgttgtttataatgtataagTATGCTTTGTTTTCAGATACTCTCAGGTGTGTAATGTTGATTATCATGTATAAGTATGCTTTGTTTACAGGTTTATTGGTTTGATGTGATGTTGATTATCATGTATAAGTATGCTTTTTTTACAGGTACATTAGTTTTATGCAATGTTGAATGCTTTGTTTACAGGTTCATTGGTTTGATGCAATGTTGATTATCGTGGATAAGAATGCTTTGTTTACAGGTAGATTGGTTGGATGTGATGTTGATCATCATGTATAAGTATGCGTTGTTTACAGGAACATTGGTTGGATGTGATGTTGATTATCATGTATAAGTATGCT encodes:
- the LOC136272983 gene encoding disintegrin and metalloproteinase domain-containing protein 10-like, translating into MTYCNGYSQVCIQGVCEGSLCKKIGNNSTWEECYISHDGSLNDNQKLRLCYLACKNENDTCYVSDDKHIPHEFKIVVDEVKNYSRLDAEKEISVAAGTPCDNYRGYCDVFHRCRGVDNEGPLERLKNLIFGEETLSSIKDWIIIHWWGVMLIAVGAVVVMGVFIKVCSVNIPSKNPKHKKIRKQNDKKRGPVRNPGPFYITGKNKIIPAREKTDHVTTEI